The proteins below come from a single Candidatus Eisenbacteria bacterium genomic window:
- a CDS encoding phosphoribosylglycinamide formyltransferase, producing the protein MRLLVLASGRGTHAVNLIEATRDGRISGEVVRVVSDRPDAAALEEARALGVATLVLAPVTKGARLDPEAERMLLQTVREDRAELIALCGFLRLLGAEFLDRVPAPVLNVHPALLPAFRGLNAQRQAIEAGVRVTGATVHFVDSGIDTGPILLQVPLDVLPGDTEKSLSDRLLPLEHRLYVEAIRLIQRGAVRREGRRVTIDPERPAPRVPAGAERRK; encoded by the coding sequence CTGCGGCTGCTTGTTCTGGCTTCGGGACGGGGGACCCACGCGGTCAACCTGATCGAGGCCACGCGCGACGGCCGGATCTCGGGAGAAGTGGTTCGCGTCGTGAGCGACCGCCCCGACGCCGCGGCGCTCGAAGAGGCCCGGGCCCTGGGCGTGGCGACCCTGGTCCTCGCGCCGGTGACGAAGGGCGCCCGCCTGGATCCGGAAGCGGAGCGGATGCTCCTCCAGACCGTCCGCGAGGATCGAGCCGAGTTGATCGCGCTTTGTGGCTTCTTGCGCCTGCTCGGCGCGGAGTTTCTCGATCGTGTCCCCGCGCCGGTTCTGAACGTGCACCCGGCGCTGCTTCCCGCGTTCCGCGGTCTCAACGCCCAGCGGCAAGCCATCGAGGCCGGCGTTCGGGTGACCGGGGCGACCGTCCATTTCGTGGACTCGGGCATCGACACCGGGCCGATTCTGCTTCAGGTGCCCTTGGACGTGCTGCCCGGCGACACGGAGAAGAGCCTCTCGGATCGGCTGCTTCCCCTCGAGCATCGCCTGTACGTCGAGGCCATCCGATTGATCCAGCGCGGGGCGGTCCGCCGCGAGGGCCGCCGGGTCACGATCGATCCCGAGCGCCCGGCGCCGCGTGTGCCGGCCGGCGCCGAGCGGAGGAAATGA
- the purH gene encoding bifunctional phosphoribosylaminoimidazolecarboxamide formyltransferase/IMP cyclohydrolase codes for MNEIRIGRALLSVSDKTGLVEFANGLARHGVKIVSTGGTAAALKDAGVSVRDVSEITGYPELFGGRVKTLHPAVHGGILYRRGLAADEDERHRHGIVSIEMVVVNLYPFEATVGRAGVPDAEALEQIDIGGPALIRAAAKNHAHVLVVVGPDQYADVLQALDRGRGAIPATLARAFARRAFERTSAYDAAIARYLASASAGGSGAAPSSGGVTALAAGPRSVPERIERRYRLLQKLRYGENPGQEGAIYAPEEGGRIEALTQLRGKTLSYNNVLDVESALLLLHEFEEPAAVVVKHRNPAGAAVAPTIAEALGLALASDSLSAFGGILGLNRPLDAAALDAIGNLFLEVVLAPTISVPGERLEKLRKNLMVLEVPDLLRGAADALATRSVLGGLLAETAPGPPQLQSWMAVTAKRPTEAEERDLRFAWRVTRHVVSNAIVIAREGRTLGIGAGQSSRVDAVRLALFKAERSGHDVRGAVLCSDAFFPFPDSVEMAAQAGITAIAQPGGSVRDEESIAAAESRGVAMLLTGERCFLH; via the coding sequence GTGAATGAAATCCGGATCGGGCGCGCGCTCCTATCCGTCTCGGACAAGACCGGCCTGGTGGAATTCGCGAACGGGCTCGCGCGCCACGGCGTCAAGATCGTCTCGACGGGTGGCACCGCGGCCGCGCTCAAGGACGCGGGCGTCTCCGTGCGCGACGTCTCCGAGATTACGGGATACCCGGAGCTGTTCGGCGGACGCGTGAAAACCCTCCATCCCGCCGTCCACGGCGGGATTCTCTATCGGCGGGGCCTCGCGGCCGACGAGGACGAGCGCCATCGACACGGCATCGTTTCGATCGAAATGGTCGTGGTGAATCTCTATCCCTTCGAAGCAACCGTGGGGCGCGCCGGGGTTCCCGATGCGGAGGCCCTCGAGCAGATCGACATCGGAGGGCCCGCCTTGATCCGGGCCGCGGCCAAGAACCATGCTCATGTGCTCGTGGTCGTGGGCCCGGACCAGTACGCGGACGTGCTCCAGGCTTTGGACCGCGGCCGGGGCGCGATTCCGGCGACCCTGGCCCGTGCCTTCGCGCGGCGCGCGTTCGAGCGGACCTCCGCGTACGACGCGGCGATCGCCCGCTACCTCGCCTCCGCCTCGGCGGGCGGTTCCGGGGCCGCGCCATCCTCGGGAGGCGTCACCGCGCTCGCGGCCGGTCCCCGAAGCGTTCCGGAGCGGATCGAGCGACGGTACCGCCTGCTGCAGAAGCTCCGCTACGGGGAGAACCCGGGGCAGGAGGGCGCGATCTATGCGCCGGAAGAGGGAGGGCGAATCGAGGCGCTGACCCAGCTGCGAGGAAAAACGCTCTCCTACAATAATGTTCTCGATGTGGAGTCCGCGCTCCTGCTCCTCCATGAGTTCGAAGAGCCGGCGGCGGTCGTGGTGAAGCACCGGAATCCCGCGGGCGCGGCCGTCGCCCCCACGATCGCCGAGGCGCTCGGGCTCGCGCTCGCCTCCGATTCGCTCTCGGCGTTCGGCGGCATCCTCGGGCTGAACCGCCCGCTCGACGCCGCGGCGCTCGACGCGATCGGGAACCTCTTTCTGGAGGTCGTGCTGGCCCCCACGATTTCCGTTCCGGGGGAGCGTCTGGAGAAGCTGCGCAAGAATCTGATGGTGCTCGAGGTGCCTGATCTTCTCCGCGGCGCGGCCGACGCGCTCGCGACCCGCAGCGTCCTCGGCGGACTGCTCGCGGAGACCGCGCCGGGACCCCCACAGCTCCAGAGCTGGATGGCGGTCACCGCGAAACGGCCGACGGAAGCCGAGGAGCGCGACCTCAGATTCGCGTGGCGCGTTACGCGGCACGTCGTTTCGAACGCGATCGTGATCGCGCGGGAAGGACGCACGCTTGGAATCGGGGCGGGACAATCGTCGCGGGTGGACGCGGTGCGGCTCGCGCTCTTCAAAGCGGAGCGCTCGGGGCACGACGTCCGGGGGGCGGTGCTCTGCTCGGATGCGTTTTTTCCGTTTCCCGACTCGGTCGAGATGGCCGCCCAGGCGGGAATCACGGCCATCGCGCAGCCCGGCGGGTCGGTTCGCGACGAAGAATCGATCGCTGCGGCGGAATCGCGCGGGGTCGCCATGCTTCTAACGGGGGAACGATGCTTCCTCCATTGA
- the guaA gene encoding glutamine-hydrolyzing GMP synthase — protein MLPPLSHELLLILDYGSQFTQLIARRARELGVYAEIVGPRLTRAEIEGRRPKGVVLSGGPSSVLDEGAPGLDPAILTLGIPVLGICYGMQLLARDLGGRVRPSSRREYGEATLAVEREGRLLAGVDRTSRVWASHGDVVESMPQGFTRLARTESVDVAAVEDPGRGVYAVMFHPEVAHSTQGARILKNFLFDVCGFSGDWTMGQVLSELTGRIRAQVGKRRVLCALSGGVDSSVVAALLHRAVPGQVLAVFVDHGLLRLGEAEQVSRAMGELLDRDLVTVDARERFFSALRGVEDPEQKRKIIGSQFIEVFDETAHRTGGAELLAQGTLYPDVIESTSTRGPSAKIKSHHNVGGLPEHMKMELVEPLRELFKDEVRELGRLLGLPAPVIQRHPFPGPGLAVRILGSVTPEAVKTLALADDIFVTELRRAELYDKVWQALAVLLPVRTVGVMGDGRTYEQVVALRAVTSSDGMTADWARLPDTFLARVSSRIVNEVPGVNRVVYDISSKPPATIEWE, from the coding sequence ATGCTTCCTCCATTGAGCCACGAGCTGCTCCTCATCCTCGACTACGGATCCCAGTTCACCCAGCTCATCGCCCGGCGGGCGCGCGAGTTGGGCGTCTACGCCGAGATCGTGGGGCCGCGCCTCACCCGTGCCGAGATCGAGGGGCGTCGTCCCAAGGGGGTCGTGCTCTCGGGCGGCCCCTCGAGCGTTCTAGACGAGGGCGCGCCCGGTCTCGACCCCGCGATCCTCACGCTCGGCATCCCCGTGCTCGGAATCTGCTATGGAATGCAGCTCTTGGCGCGCGACCTGGGCGGCCGGGTGAGACCGAGCTCGCGACGCGAGTACGGAGAGGCGACGCTCGCGGTCGAGCGCGAGGGGCGGCTCCTCGCGGGGGTGGACCGGACGAGCCGCGTCTGGGCGAGCCACGGCGACGTCGTGGAAAGCATGCCCCAGGGGTTCACGCGCCTCGCGCGCACCGAATCGGTCGACGTCGCCGCGGTCGAGGATCCGGGGCGCGGCGTCTACGCGGTCATGTTTCATCCGGAGGTCGCGCATTCGACGCAGGGCGCCCGCATTCTCAAGAACTTCCTGTTCGACGTGTGCGGCTTTTCCGGCGACTGGACGATGGGGCAGGTCTTGAGCGAGCTGACCGGGAGGATTCGCGCGCAGGTCGGAAAGCGCCGCGTCCTCTGCGCCCTGAGCGGCGGCGTCGACTCCTCCGTGGTCGCGGCGCTTCTTCACCGCGCGGTCCCGGGTCAGGTGCTCGCGGTGTTCGTCGACCACGGGCTCTTGCGCCTCGGCGAGGCGGAGCAGGTCTCACGCGCCATGGGGGAGCTCTTGGATCGTGACCTCGTGACGGTGGACGCGCGGGAGCGATTCTTTTCGGCGCTGCGCGGGGTCGAGGATCCCGAACAGAAGCGAAAAATCATCGGATCCCAATTCATCGAGGTGTTCGACGAAACGGCGCACAGGACCGGAGGGGCCGAGCTTCTGGCGCAGGGCACGCTCTATCCGGACGTGATCGAGAGCACCTCCACCCGCGGACCCTCCGCGAAGATCAAATCTCACCACAACGTGGGGGGGCTTCCCGAGCACATGAAGATGGAACTTGTGGAGCCTCTCCGGGAATTATTCAAAGACGAAGTCCGGGAGCTCGGAAGGCTGCTGGGCCTCCCGGCGCCGGTCATCCAGCGGCACCCGTTTCCCGGGCCGGGGCTCGCGGTACGGATCCTGGGTTCGGTGACCCCCGAAGCGGTCAAGACGCTGGCCCTCGCCGACGATATATTCGTGACCGAGCTCCGAAGGGCGGAGCTCTATGACAAAGTTTGGCAAGCACTTGCGGTACTCCTTCCCGTTCGCACGGTCGGGGTGATGGGGGACGGGAGAACCTACGAACAGGTCGTGGCGCTCCGGGCGGTCACCTCGAGCGACGGCATGACGGCGGACTGGGCGCGGCTCCCGGACACCTTCCTGGCCCGTGTCTCGTCCCGGATCGTGAACGAGGTCCCGGGCGTCAATCGCGTCGTCTACGATATCAGCAGCAAGCCTCCCGCGACGATTGAGTGGGAGTGA
- a CDS encoding lytic transglycosylase domain-containing protein — translation MGAAIAVLLHAPLAFLPPAVAQPKRPARSAASSHEILAARAARETARSEWMRARWSGTLSALRDAQGRWDLATERYRSILRSTPLPAHVPRNQREAWIAVAMDLAEAGEWPRTLGLLSGALAEERSLASLRGLAKGRLESPAAGLRSLGWPPDARGGSFSEPSSTGDEAALYVAATLSDSAGSRRAARAARWRLLKEGRPASARAWARYTLARALLGGGESLLAKAILSKEPSRTNQETLLLAEITAATGDTATAARSLIAAATRGELATADRYAAAKRAAGWAQGAVLDALGEREWMSFVRALADVGEAPLGLRVMEGRRAPPPDAAAASERETARAFLLYRARRYEAAAAAYRELLSRRGAPSSGRADLALGLARSVRALHDFRAADNAFVLAATWDSAGTTGETAAWERAREWEDQKTPREAALILRWARARTRTQALAAAVRVHEAIAWLRAESLAAADSALAGPGAEDARVLFWRGWVASAAGDSSRAADAFRRAWELDPWSYEGVRARELSGLPVDPTQGVPDARAKHAARPVLPPPPSARVLDLVGFRDPSLELLRSCAMGESEARANGCVDALEAKGIYRVGQADIDRDLRLRFPPAFAGAVFGAAEEESLSVAFLWTIMRQESGYNPAARSRAGALGLLQLIVPTASRLAGRAISEDSLLDPGLNVRLGAMYLRQLTREFGDLRPVSAAYNGGEEAVRRWLAARPRIDDLWVELIPYRETREYVKQTYAAMRRYEAVYEAAPSR, via the coding sequence GTGGGTGCGGCGATTGCCGTGCTCCTGCACGCCCCGCTCGCGTTCCTGCCTCCCGCGGTCGCTCAACCCAAGCGGCCGGCGCGATCCGCGGCGTCCTCCCACGAGATCCTCGCGGCCCGCGCCGCGCGTGAGACGGCCCGTTCGGAGTGGATGAGGGCGCGCTGGAGCGGAACTCTTTCCGCGCTCCGCGATGCGCAGGGACGCTGGGACCTGGCGACCGAACGCTATCGTTCCATCCTCCGCTCGACCCCCTTGCCGGCCCACGTCCCGCGAAACCAGAGGGAGGCATGGATCGCCGTCGCGATGGATCTGGCCGAGGCCGGGGAATGGCCCCGAACCCTCGGTCTCCTGAGCGGGGCCCTCGCCGAAGAGCGATCCCTGGCATCCCTCCGCGGGCTCGCGAAGGGGAGGCTCGAATCCCCCGCGGCCGGGCTCCGATCGCTCGGTTGGCCGCCCGATGCGCGCGGCGGCTCGTTTTCGGAGCCCTCCTCCACGGGGGACGAGGCCGCGCTCTACGTCGCGGCCACTCTCTCCGACTCGGCCGGATCCCGGCGCGCAGCGCGGGCCGCCCGTTGGCGTCTGCTCAAGGAAGGGCGTCCGGCCAGCGCGCGGGCTTGGGCACGGTACACCCTCGCGCGAGCCCTCCTGGGAGGGGGGGAGTCGCTCCTCGCGAAAGCGATTCTCTCCAAGGAGCCGTCGCGGACGAATCAGGAGACGCTCCTTCTCGCGGAGATCACGGCGGCGACCGGGGATACGGCGACCGCGGCACGGTCTCTCATCGCGGCCGCCACGCGCGGAGAGCTCGCGACCGCCGACCGCTACGCCGCGGCGAAGCGCGCGGCGGGATGGGCCCAAGGCGCGGTTCTCGATGCGCTGGGCGAGCGCGAGTGGATGAGCTTCGTGCGGGCGCTCGCCGACGTGGGCGAAGCCCCGCTCGGGCTCCGTGTGATGGAAGGACGCCGCGCGCCCCCCCCGGATGCCGCCGCCGCGTCCGAGCGGGAGACCGCCCGCGCGTTTCTGCTCTATCGCGCGCGCCGGTACGAGGCGGCCGCCGCGGCGTACCGCGAGCTCCTCTCGCGCCGGGGCGCCCCGTCGAGCGGGCGCGCGGATTTGGCGCTCGGCCTGGCCCGCTCGGTCCGTGCGCTCCACGACTTTCGCGCCGCCGACAACGCGTTCGTGCTCGCCGCGACCTGGGACAGCGCGGGCACGACCGGGGAGACCGCGGCCTGGGAGCGCGCCCGCGAGTGGGAGGACCAGAAGACGCCGCGCGAGGCGGCGTTGATCCTCCGCTGGGCGCGGGCGCGGACCCGCACCCAGGCGCTCGCCGCGGCCGTGCGGGTGCACGAAGCGATCGCCTGGCTCCGCGCGGAATCGCTCGCGGCGGCCGATTCCGCGCTCGCGGGGCCCGGCGCCGAGGACGCGCGGGTTCTGTTCTGGCGCGGATGGGTCGCCTCGGCGGCGGGGGATTCCAGCCGCGCCGCCGACGCGTTCCGGCGCGCGTGGGAGCTGGACCCCTGGTCCTATGAAGGCGTTCGCGCGCGCGAGCTCTCCGGGCTACCGGTGGACCCGACGCAAGGAGTTCCCGATGCGCGCGCCAAGCACGCCGCGCGACCGGTCCTCCCTCCGCCTCCGTCCGCCCGGGTTCTGGATCTCGTCGGATTCCGCGACCCCTCGCTCGAGCTGCTCCGCTCCTGCGCGATGGGGGAAAGCGAGGCTCGGGCGAACGGCTGCGTGGACGCGCTGGAGGCGAAGGGCATTTATCGCGTCGGGCAGGCGGACATCGATCGCGATCTCAGGCTCCGCTTCCCGCCCGCGTTCGCGGGGGCGGTGTTTGGGGCGGCCGAGGAGGAAAGCCTGAGCGTGGCGTTTCTCTGGACCATCATGCGGCAGGAGAGCGGGTACAATCCCGCGGCCCGCTCGCGCGCGGGAGCGCTGGGATTGCTTCAGCTCATCGTCCCGACGGCGTCCCGCCTCGCCGGGCGCGCGATCTCGGAGGACTCGCTGCTCGACCCCGGGCTGAACGTGCGGCTCGGCGCGATGTATCTTCGCCAGCTTACACGCGAATTCGGCGACCTTCGCCCCGTGTCTGCGGCGTACAACGGAGGGGAAGAGGCGGTGCGGCGCTGGCTCGCGGCGCGCCCGCGGATCGACGACCTGTGGGTGGAGCTGATTCCCTACCGGGAGACCCGGGAGTACGTGAAGCAAACCTACGCCGCGATGCGGCGCTATGAGGCGGTCTATGAAGCGGCGCCGTCGCGCTGA
- a CDS encoding M6 family metalloprotease domain-containing protein yields MPTQLREVAVKRSDSGLPARGMQRSARFGRLALLCAAVAATVLATATPREARAAAISPRVVAAARGTSQEPLLSQHAERYQMSRAWGVDRVYPQFALNLAKYPREGVAHRNILVVLCDFDADPFGPAVHHGAKSTPGYYNRLFFSDDPNDGIISLREYYRINSHGRLIVSGRVTSDWLTMPHSYAYYVNGTSGLDFSAYPRSGQRLAEDAMSAAYSSFGQNLSFFDNDGPDGIPSSGDDDGYVDAVIVIHPGQGAEVAPIAQEDNLLWSHEAGIAVYQTCPPPSSPNCLPGILLGGVRGFLYTMNGEYNYGPGDNANGTYCHEFGHTLGLADLYEFSACGRGVGTGLGVYSLMALGNYLPLNPATAQGTRPGNLDPWSRQFLGFEQPTVIAQSGSYRLPPLSRGGGVLKLWKDGQPGTEYFLVENRIHEGSDEFLPGEGLLIYHVDDTLIDNCLDCDNVSCSDPPGPHYRVAVVQADGLKELESSSPLDFGDSNDFFPGSLSVRSWTQSTTPSTRDYSNADTGIRMTNIAGASPDNADTASFDLSVSLSPYLLVSGLTVRDGGSGNGNGILDGGETDSLLVTLHNAGTGSAALTLTLSTLDGSITMIDGGSSAPATASGGTVATATPFVFSVAPSTPVPHAVDFTLGWNDGVSSGTETFTLTVGMGTGLLADFESGIGSWSSGPVAPTAIDEWHLSATRAHGGVTSMKAGSSLDPSGGGTNDAKTYADLEDAALVSPMFYLPPGSQLAFYSWIDAETNGGTIAWDGGRVEISSRGGPWEPIPVDGGYGHQIAFDSGASLRGADVFSGSPQSWRRVVADLSAYAGPVQVRFRFSSNEQNQPFLFSTGALARYYEGWYVDDVSVGPRVDGGPARSVLSLRGGPNPFRASHGFTSAISFRFSAPDGLPHPGLTPQIKVFDLSGRLVRTLDSAPDGLVPGEFRATWNARTDQGELASSGIYFAKVDVLGQTQSFRVVLLR; encoded by the coding sequence ATGCCGACCCAACTCCGGGAGGTTGCCGTGAAACGATCGGACTCCGGTTTGCCCGCGCGGGGCATGCAGCGCTCGGCGCGCTTCGGGCGCCTCGCGCTCCTCTGCGCGGCGGTCGCCGCGACCGTGCTTGCCACGGCGACGCCGCGGGAGGCGCGGGCGGCCGCGATCTCCCCCCGCGTGGTCGCGGCCGCGCGCGGAACATCGCAGGAACCGCTCCTCTCGCAGCATGCCGAGCGCTACCAGATGAGCCGGGCGTGGGGCGTCGACCGGGTGTACCCCCAGTTCGCGCTCAACCTCGCCAAGTATCCGCGCGAGGGCGTCGCGCACAGGAACATCCTCGTCGTGCTCTGCGATTTCGACGCGGATCCCTTCGGCCCCGCGGTCCATCACGGCGCGAAGTCGACGCCCGGCTACTACAACCGTCTCTTCTTCAGCGATGACCCGAACGACGGGATCATCAGCTTGCGCGAGTACTACCGAATCAACTCGCACGGCAGGCTCATCGTCTCCGGGCGCGTCACCTCGGACTGGCTCACGATGCCCCACTCCTACGCCTACTACGTGAACGGGACCTCGGGTCTCGACTTCAGCGCCTATCCGCGCAGCGGCCAGCGGCTCGCCGAGGACGCCATGTCGGCCGCGTATTCTTCTTTCGGCCAGAACTTGAGCTTCTTCGACAACGACGGCCCCGACGGGATTCCCTCGAGCGGGGACGACGACGGCTACGTCGACGCGGTCATCGTGATCCACCCCGGCCAGGGCGCGGAGGTCGCGCCGATCGCGCAGGAAGACAACCTGCTCTGGTCCCACGAGGCGGGGATCGCCGTCTACCAGACTTGCCCGCCGCCGAGCAGCCCCAACTGCCTGCCGGGGATTCTCCTCGGCGGGGTGCGCGGCTTCCTCTACACGATGAACGGCGAGTACAACTACGGGCCGGGCGACAACGCGAACGGGACCTACTGCCATGAGTTCGGCCACACCCTGGGCCTCGCCGACCTCTACGAGTTCAGCGCCTGTGGGAGAGGGGTCGGAACCGGTCTCGGCGTCTATTCGCTGATGGCGCTCGGAAACTATCTGCCGCTCAATCCCGCGACCGCGCAGGGCACTCGCCCGGGGAATCTGGATCCATGGTCCCGGCAGTTCCTGGGATTCGAGCAGCCGACGGTGATCGCCCAATCCGGGTCCTACCGGCTGCCCCCCCTCTCGAGGGGAGGGGGCGTTCTCAAGCTCTGGAAGGACGGGCAGCCCGGCACCGAGTACTTCCTCGTCGAGAACCGAATCCACGAGGGCTCGGACGAGTTTCTTCCGGGCGAGGGTCTCTTGATCTATCACGTTGACGACACCCTGATCGACAACTGTCTCGACTGCGACAACGTCTCCTGCTCGGATCCTCCCGGCCCGCACTACCGGGTCGCGGTCGTGCAGGCAGACGGCTTGAAGGAGCTCGAGTCGTCGTCGCCGCTGGACTTCGGGGACAGCAACGACTTTTTCCCGGGAAGTCTCTCGGTGCGCTCCTGGACCCAGAGCACGACGCCGAGCACGCGCGATTACTCGAACGCGGACACGGGGATCAGGATGACCAACATCGCCGGGGCATCCCCCGACAACGCCGACACCGCCTCCTTCGATCTCTCGGTGTCGCTGAGCCCGTACCTTCTCGTGAGCGGCCTCACGGTGCGTGACGGTGGATCCGGAAACGGCAACGGCATCCTCGATGGGGGAGAGACCGACTCGCTGCTGGTGACGCTCCATAACGCCGGCACGGGATCCGCCGCGCTCACCTTGACCTTGAGCACGTTGGACGGGAGCATCACGATGATCGACGGGGGCTCGAGCGCGCCGGCGACGGCATCCGGCGGCACGGTCGCCACCGCGACGCCCTTCGTGTTCTCGGTGGCGCCCTCCACGCCGGTGCCCCACGCGGTGGACTTCACGCTCGGCTGGAACGACGGCGTTTCGTCCGGGACGGAGACGTTCACGCTGACCGTGGGGATGGGCACCGGGCTCTTGGCGGACTTCGAGTCGGGGATCGGGTCCTGGTCCTCGGGGCCGGTCGCGCCCACCGCGATCGACGAATGGCATCTCTCCGCCACGCGCGCCCATGGCGGCGTCACGAGCATGAAAGCGGGGAGCTCGCTCGACCCCTCCGGGGGCGGCACGAACGACGCCAAGACCTACGCCGATCTCGAAGACGCGGCGCTGGTCTCGCCGATGTTCTACCTGCCGCCGGGCTCGCAGCTCGCCTTCTACTCCTGGATCGACGCCGAGACGAACGGCGGCACGATCGCGTGGGACGGCGGCCGCGTGGAGATTTCCTCTCGGGGCGGGCCGTGGGAGCCGATCCCGGTGGACGGGGGCTACGGCCACCAGATCGCGTTCGATTCGGGCGCCTCGCTCCGGGGCGCGGATGTGTTTTCGGGCTCGCCACAATCCTGGCGCCGCGTCGTCGCGGATCTCTCCGCGTACGCGGGCCCGGTCCAGGTTCGCTTCCGGTTCTCGAGCAACGAGCAGAACCAGCCGTTCCTGTTCAGCACGGGCGCGCTCGCGCGCTACTACGAAGGTTGGTACGTGGACGACGTCTCCGTGGGGCCGCGGGTCGACGGGGGGCCCGCACGCAGCGTCCTCTCGCTCCGGGGCGGCCCGAATCCCTTCCGCGCGAGCCACGGCTTCACATCGGCGATCAGCTTCCGATTCAGCGCGCCCGATGGGCTGCCGCATCCGGGGCTGACTCCGCAAATCAAAGTGTTTGATCTCTCAGGAAGGCTCGTCCGAACGCTGGATTCGGCACCCGACGGTCTCGTCCCCGGCGAGTTCCGGGCGACGTGGAACGCGCGCACCGACCAAGGGGAGCTAGCGTCGTCGGGGATCTACTTCGCCAAAGTCGACGTGCTCGGCCAGACCCAAAGCTTCCGCGTCGTGCTGCTCCGGTAG
- a CDS encoding phosphoribosylaminoimidazolesuccinocarboxamide synthase, producing the protein MKAVERALQQIAIPGRKPDYSGKVRDIYDLGETLLIVATDRVSAYDVVLGEGIPGKGRVLTQISRFWFEKLRDLAPSHYLTTDVASFPEPFSKHGALLEGRSMLVRRAKRYDVECVVRGYLAGSGWKEYQATGEVCGVKLPPGLKLSSKLPEPIFTPATKASEGHDENITFERMASIVGASVAEKLRETSLAIYRAASAYALQRGFILADTKFEFGEREGEALWIDEALSPDSSRYWPAAGYREGVAQDSFDKQGIRDYLDSIRWDRNPPPPRLPEEVIEKTSRRYEEALATIVGSPRDR; encoded by the coding sequence ATGAAAGCGGTGGAGCGCGCGCTCCAGCAGATAGCGATCCCGGGACGGAAGCCCGACTACTCCGGGAAGGTCCGCGACATCTACGACCTGGGGGAGACGCTTCTTATCGTGGCCACCGACCGGGTCTCGGCCTACGACGTCGTCCTGGGCGAGGGGATTCCTGGCAAGGGGCGTGTTCTCACGCAGATTTCCCGCTTCTGGTTCGAGAAGCTCCGCGACCTGGCCCCGAGCCATTACCTCACGACCGACGTGGCTTCCTTCCCGGAGCCCTTCTCGAAGCACGGAGCGCTCCTCGAGGGACGGTCGATGCTGGTCCGGCGGGCGAAGCGATACGATGTCGAATGCGTCGTGCGCGGCTATCTCGCCGGCTCGGGATGGAAGGAGTACCAGGCGACCGGCGAAGTCTGCGGCGTCAAGCTCCCGCCGGGGCTCAAGCTCTCCTCCAAGCTGCCCGAGCCGATCTTCACTCCCGCCACCAAGGCGAGCGAGGGGCACGATGAGAACATCACGTTCGAACGGATGGCCTCAATCGTCGGCGCTTCGGTGGCCGAGAAGCTCCGGGAGACGAGCCTCGCGATCTACCGCGCCGCCTCCGCATACGCGCTCCAGCGCGGGTTCATCCTGGCCGACACCAAATTCGAGTTCGGAGAGCGCGAAGGGGAAGCCCTCTGGATCGACGAAGCGCTCTCCCCGGATTCCTCGCGGTATTGGCCGGCCGCCGGGTACCGCGAAGGAGTGGCTCAGGACAGCTTCGACAAGCAAGGGATCCGCGACTATCTCGACTCGATCCGCTGGGATCGGAATCCGCCGCCGCCGCGCCTTCCGGAAGAAGTCATCGAGAAGACGAGCCGGCGATACGAGGAAGCGCTCGCCACGATCGTAGGGAGCCCGCGCGACCGGTGA